Genomic window (Arachis hypogaea cultivar Tifrunner chromosome 13, arahy.Tifrunner.gnm2.J5K5, whole genome shotgun sequence):
GCTATTAAATACATACGTGCATGTGCTAATATCGTTGCAGTTCAAAGTGCAAACAACATGTATATCAGTATATATCattattctaaatatttattttcgaaaaaaatagaaaaaaaaatgaaattttctgTGTTGGTGACTTGGTGGTGTACATGCGATTCGCCAGTCTGTCTAAGCTAAAGGGGTTTAAGGAATCTTGAGAATATACAGTTGCCAATACGATCCAAGCTGCGTCATGAGATTCCGCTTAATTAAAGCTTTAACAAGTGAACAAAAGATACAGATTCACTTGCCCAATATCACATTTCACATGCCGcagtttttccttctttttccccTTCATTTTATATACCAAAGCTAGCCCTAAATGACTAATTAATGGTACTTAATTACTTGTACGTCACATCATGCCAACCTGGCTAACATACACCACAATTAATTGGCCTCTCTTCCATCCCTCCAAAATTATGCCACGCCATTTGGTATTAGTACTGATGTGTAAAATACTAAAATTCGCTTGCAaagcaatattaaaaaaataaataaataagtttttgaatttttaatttataaatttttttaaaatttaaaaatatatttaaatttttggtattctaatataaaattaaacgTGATTTTTGCTGTAATCACGTACGAATGCACACgtagtaaaatttttaaaataagataaattatattTAGAGATAGatgtatcaaaataaaaaaaaaataaaaaacttaaatatttgcggaagaaaaaattaagaatcaatttaTCCATTTTTCTTAATATTAATTAATGCTGTATAATTAATTTGAGATCCATAATATTAATCATgtcaccaaataaaatataatagatATATCGTGTGGTCAACGGTGAGGTGAGGCTCTTCGTCAACTTGACTCCATTTTATTTTCCCACACTCATAATCACAATGGTTGTAATTAGGTATTATTATTCCTAAGCTACCGACTATAAAAGACGAGGCAGTAGTGGTTGAGATTGATAATCAGGGATAATGGCCAGTGCAGGTACCCCTTTGCCGGTAGCATACCAAGCATGGACGAGTCCAGCAGTACCGGACTGGCTAAACAAAGGGGACAACGCATGGCAGATGGTGTCAGCCACCCTGGTGGGGATACAGAGCATGCCCGGATTAGTCATCTTGTACGGAAGCATAGTCAAGAAGAAATGGGCCGTCAACTCCGCCTTCATGGCCCTCTACGCATTCGCCGCGGTTGTCATATGCTGGGTCACTTGGGCCTACAAGATGTCCTTTGGGGACAAGCTCCTGCCCTTCTGGGGTAAAGCTGGGCCCGCCTTGGGCCAGAAGTTCCTCATCAAGCAGGCCGCGCTCCCCGCAACGCCTCATTACTACAACACGGGGGCTCTGGAGACGGCGGAGATTGAGCCATATTATCCCATGGCCACCATGGTGTGGTTTCAGTGCGTTTTCGCAGCCATCGCTGTGGTCATACTGGCCGGCTCGGTGCTGGCTAGGATGAACTTCAAGGCGTGGATGATGTTCGTGCCGTTATGGTTGACTTTCTCGTACACCATAGGCGCGTTCAGCTTGTGGGGTGGTGGCTTCTTGTTCCAGTGGGGTGTTATGGACTACTCTGGTGGTTACGTCATCCATCTTTCCTCCGGCGTTGCAGGCTTCACCGCCGCTTATTGGGTATAAATAATTTACTATactcttctccttctttccttaCCTTAAACTGTTACACGCACCCATTTAATTCCTTTTGTCAAACTTTTGACCACTTCACTtccgtaaatttagaaaaatgagTTCTGTTGACTTTTCTGGCATGTAGTTTGCAGAGAAGTTTCTTTTGTGTCTTTtttgaaaactcaaaaccaaAAAGTTGTTGCCGCCGTTTATAGTTATATAATGAACAGAAACGAATCGTTTGGTGGTGTTTGTTTCTCCTCAATATCTCACTTTCTACTAGTACTAatatatgagagagaagagattATGTATATACGATTACGTGCGTAGTCTGTCTAGCCGATTAATAAATGAGAAATTCTTGGGAaagaatttttagtattttttatgcgCATAATGTCATGATCTGTTTATTGtatatcaaaaatatcttttatgtGTAAAATATCGGAAAATTGTTACtgacaaaatactaaaaaaaacataattaatatataatgatcatttaacattttttttaacaaaaaaaagtacCAGtggtaataaattttataatttatagttattaattaattattattaatatttttaataatataaaatcatatagaataatataaaattatttatttatttttattaaatattgattaaattttaataaaatacttaCATTTTTTTATGGATAAAATTGGATGCATGGACACGTGTAGGTTGGGCCAAGGTCGAAGAAGGACAGGGAGAGGTTCCCACCAAACAACGTGCTGCTAACGCTGACAGGGGCGGGGCTGCTGTGGCTGGGGTGGGCAGGGTTCAACGGAGGGGACCCGTACTCGGCCAACATAGACTCATCGATGGCGGTGCTGAACACGAACGTGTGCGCCGCCACCAGCCTCTTAGTGTGGACGTGGCTTGATGTCATATTCTTCAACAAGCCCTCCGTTATTGGAGCCGTTCAGGGCATGATTACTGGCCTCGTTTGCATCACTCCCGCCGCAGGTACGCTATCCACCCCTCAACTCTTTCGATTCTTCCTCTTAGATCTGATATGGTTTCATTTGTTGTTGAATAATATAGGTCTGGTTCAAGGATGGGCAGCCATAGTTATGGGAGTTCTATCAGGAAGTGTGCCATGGTACACCATGATGGTATTGGGCAAGAAGCTCACAATCTTCCAAATAGTCGACGACACTCTCGCCGTCTTCCACACCCACGCCGTCGCCGGACTCCTGGGCGGCATCCTCACGGGGTTTCTCGCGGAGCCACGGCTGAGTTCCCTGTTTCTTGCGGTGACCAACTCTAGAGGAGCGGTGTACGGAGGGTCGGCTGGGGGAGTTCAAATCCTGAAGCAATTGGTTGGAGGATTGTTCGTCATTGGATGGAATTTGGTAGCCACCTCCATAATTTGTGTGGTGGTGAAGTTGGTGGTTCCTTTGAGAATGACGGATGAAGAGTTGCTGATTGGTGATGATGCAGTTCACGGAGAAGAAGCTTATGCCTTATGGGGTGACGGAGAGAAACTTAGCCTCTACAAAGATGACACCACCCAGCATGGAATGGCAATGGCTTCCAGTGGTGCCACTCAAGTTGTCTAGGGGACTCAATGATGCATGTGCGGACATGCATATTCCTTATTACAAAAATCCAACACAGGATTCCATTTTCTCTTTATACTTGTGCTGTTGGTAACTTGGTATGTATTATTGTAAGGtgggtactcccatgaagatattataattgtcttcatgtgatgatttttctttttgacccttagatgatggagtgtagggttagattttgatatgttataaaagtgttgtttttatttgaagtgtggccaaatcaataaatcacacttttatacaaagcatcttcataaaaagatgttttttgcatcttcatttgagtagctccctTATTGTAATATTGTAGTCCTTGTATTtttgtacctttttttttttttgtaactatTTATTCTTGTTTTCTAAGGTATATATCCTCAGCTATAAATTAAATGTATGTCAcgtctttttatttttgaaatcaagATTCTTCTAGAGAAAAAGATTGCTAAACTGAAAAGGTGGGAATTTTATTCCTCTTTAATCAAATAGTAAAATTCACACctaatttaatttttacttttttattttattaatttttccaaTTTAGAAGAATTTTTTCAGTTAATGGGCCTCACAAATTCAGGTAATAATGTGCAATAATAAGCCCATACCCTAACAATGATGTTAGGTAGTGGACCCTAATTTTTTCTCATGATCTCGCCTTACTCCACCTCTATTTGCTTTTGCCAGAATGTTATTAAGGTCCatacaaaatattaaatattgtACCGgtaaagaaagggaaaaaaaaaaatttaagagctCGTAGATTCGAATCTCctaaaaaaatagaaggaagccATAGACAAGAAGAATAAAGGTAATGGGGGATTATATTGTGCAATTCTATATGGACATTTTTATAGCATATAGTATCAGCAAAGCCTATATGTGTAGAAAATTTAACTTCTAAGCTAGAAGATGAGGTGATATATacttcattatttttttcatcCATTTTGTTCCTGTAAGCATTGCCCTATTAACAATCCCCCAAAGAAGAAAAGTGAGCTACAACAAGCTTTTTGTCTACTTAGGATTTTCTGTTCCAAACAAAGTACACGttgaataataaaaggattaGCATTACTATTATATTATCAAATCTATCCCTAGTCTTAGCTGCTTCCTTTCTCTTGCTTGTGTCTTCAAAACTTCCAACAGCAGCACACAAACAACGCCAATCCCATCTTTAGCCTTGGTTCATTCATTTTTCTCCCGTTGTACTACCACATGGAACACCAGGTTCTCTAGCAACCAACCATTGATTGCCACGTCAACCACACTCCAAAGCTACCCACCTATATATATGAGTGTGTTTTTTCAGGGTGTGATGgcaaaataattttcttatcCACAATTCCTTATCCTTAGAACTTTTTAGTGAGTCTTCCCCTTCACCCACCACGGTCTTAGAATTTTCCCTTAATTATTGTTACTAATGCAGTAATGCTGGCTTTTAAAATCTAAAGtgcttcttttactttctttttatatgcctttgaaaaaaagagagagagaaaaaataattatattgagGAGGCGCTGTCAAGGGCCAAGTCATGGAACATGAGAATATGTAATCAAATCATTTTTAGTGGAAGCTTCATTTGCGTAGTGTTGTGTGTGCCACAGCTCAGCACTAGGATGAGAATGAAATATATGCCTTTTCACTCACATGGTGCAATCCCATCATCAAATTGTGTTCAAAAGATATAAAAGGGGTATTGTAGTGATGATCAAGATTATTATGAACAAAGTAAAAATCCTAGTTCAGTGGGATTCTCATTCCCTTCCCACCACTCACACAACCATCTACCTCTCAATTCATATATTTATTCTTTGTCATTGCCCAACCGCTatattcttttcattcttttagAGAAAACACCACGTCTCatttatggaaaaaaaataattttcaagaatttaattaaaaatgatattcTCAAATCCTAAAAGGAAGTAATTCTTTTAGATACAAATAAGCAATTATTATTTCTTGCTCAAAATAACTTTCTAATACATTGTTTTTTTTCCTacatttttaatatattgatTATCAATGAATTTGATACGTATCCTATACCTCGGCTAACAACCCAAAATTAAACTCGGCTAATAATCCGGAAAAGTTAAGTCAGAATTCGGCTACGTAATCTGATAATAGCTCCCAACAAGTCAAAAACTATCTCCAAAATCGTTACCACAAAATCCGAACGAGCTTAACAAAGCTCGAACATTCTCAAACCAAGTCAAACATTATCATCAAAACTGATTTCAGTAAGCGTGGAGAATCACGAAACAAGCTCCAACTGAACAAACTACACGCCTATATAAGCAAGTAAATAAGCTTGGAAGAGAGGTCAGAGAACTCACTCTAATTCCATTATCACTTTCTCACTTAATTTACATTCTTACTTGAGCAtcggagtgctttttgcaggtgctcccgccgCGGTGTTCCAGTTCAGCCGGCGTATACCTCTTCCACGTGGACACAGTCACTAGTAGAAAGAGTTGCTATACCTTGACTTCATATGcacggaacatttggcgcccaccgtggggccctgAATTAATATAACCCCACTATTTTTTCTACCTAGTTCTGTACTCTTTTTTGCAGGGCCTTCGATCCTACGACATGGTCGATAACGGGGTTCCTCAGCATACACAAGCCGAGCTTCTAGCTCAGATTGCTGAACTCCAGGTAGAAGTTTGAAGGATAGCCGAGCTATCCGCCCATAATAATGCCGGAAAGAACGAGGAAGGAAACTCCAAAAGTTCGGCCTTGGGCAACACAGACCTTCTAAGCATCACCCCGCCAAAGGAGAAGTTGACGTTAGACAACCCTTTCTCTGAAGAGATTACCAATTTCTAAATGTCAAAGAACTTTGTGCTGCCCACCTCCCTGGAGCCATACAAGGGGATTGGTGACCCCCATGCTCACATTAAAAAATTTCAGTCCATGATGTTTTTCAACGGCGCTAATAATGAGCCCATACTCTGCCGAACTTTTCCCACTTATCTCGATGGTGCTGCTTTGCTGTGGTTCTCTAAATTATCTGCAGGtacaatttcttcctttgaagagCTGGCGAGATCTTTCATTGATTACTTCGCCGCATCAAGGATATACGTACACGGATTAGACTACCTCAGCACATCAAGCAAGGACAACACGAGAGCCTGAAAGACTATATGACACGATTCGCTAAGATAACTATAGAGATCCCAGACCTTAGTCCCGAGGTCCACCTGCACGCATTTAAAAGCGGCCTCCGTCCTAAAAAATTTCAAGAAACTATAGTCATGACCAAGCCAAAGACTTTagcagaattttgaaaaaaagcaaTTGGACAGATGAAAATAGAAGAGCTTAGAGAAGCTCGGCAGATCAATAAACCAACTCAATCAAAAGAAGATGACCAGGAGGATCTTTTTGAATCAACAAATTGATCGGCAGGGACTTATACCCTTCAAGCACTACTAGGCAAAGAACTATGGCTCGAAGATGTACTCTTTTCTCTACTCACACGACTTTTTTCTACACCAaattttgcttggagaggttttaacgatgCTCTTTCATCCTATACCTTCTATATTAAGAGAGTAATCCTCAATAAAGagtatattatttttaacttcatcattctttatttttatccATGCCTTTAGTTCAGCTATTGTTTACGCTCTACACATATTATGGCAAACTAATATTAAAGTCGGCATACAAAAAACAAACCGACAGTTATAAGTCGGAACCAATCTAACAAGTCGGAATCACTTCaaacaaactgataattataagttTGAATCAATCAAAGCAAACCGACACCTATAAGTCGGCCTCAGTCCAACAAACAATCACCTATAAGTCGGCAGCATTCCAACAAACAATCACCTATAAGCTCGTTCAAAAATATATTGAAACAAGCAACCCATTTTCCAGTGATAAATTTGTCCAATTTTATTTTCAAGATTATCAGGTTGATCTTGGGGCTAATTCTTATATCTTCGATTTATAACACAACCGCATCTCTTCTACATCCTACCGAGTTATAGCTCAATTTTcataaaagctcaacctgcttttcttaaaaataaacagGTCAACCTTGGGGACTGTGATCTAGTCATTATAACTCTGCAGATACAAACTATAATTCGGAGATTAGGTCTGATCTATCCTTATAAGTCAATCACGTAAGCTATAGCTCGGCCACttgcaaattcaaaataaattcatcTGTATAAGTCGGCCTCGTGTGCTATAACTCGGCCACGTGCAGCAAATTCAAAAAATGCAAGCTCAGGGGCATCATGCCTACAATAGCCAAGGTATACGAAGAAACTAGAAGCTCGCCTATGTTTTTTCTGGAACACAAGGCAAGTTTGGGGGTTATAATACGTACCCTATACCTAGGCTAATAACCCAAAATTAAACTCGGCTAATAACCCGAAAAAGTCAAGTCAGAACTCGGCTACGTAATCTGATAACAGCTCCCAACAAGTCAAAAACTATCTCCAAAACCGTTACCACAACATCCGGACGAGCATAACAAAGCTCGAACTTTCTCAAACCAAGTCAAACGTTATCATCAAAACTGACTTCAGTAAGCGTGGAGAATCCCGAAACAAGATCCAACTGAACAAACTGCACGCCTATATAAGCAAGTAAATAAGTTTGGAAGAGAGGTTAGAGAACTCACTCTAATTTCATTATCACTTTCTCACTTAATTCACAttcttacttgagcgtcggagtgctttttgcaggtgctcccgccgCGGTGTTCCACCTCAGCCGACGTATACCTCTTCCACCTGGACACAGTCACTAGTAGAAGGAGTTGCTATACCTCGACTTCATACGCACTGAACAAAATTAAAGTGTAAATATAGAAAAAATTTGATgttataatttatcttttaagttgtgtatatcaaaaaattattaaattaattatttatataaaatatttattcaaatacaaaaaatatataaaaatatataaaataacacacataatatatatttaagaattatgttgcatatacactaaaatcagctacgaatataaaatatttattgaaatataaatacacattaaaaataaattaaattacacatatatttatatatataaatatattaatgaccgattttaatgactgattttagtgtataaataatattttttatacataataattatttttttgcgtataaataatattttttataatttataatttgggGGCATGTTTGTTTGTGAAAAAACAAGTCCTCGTTGCTTCCCTTTTAGGTCCTGTTGCACTTGGATATTGGAATGTGGGTCCCTCAGTTGCACTGAAACATCACTTGATTTTGACATTGCCCTATTATGGCAACAATAAActtctcttctcccttctctctatcAGTGTTTCATGCTCTACTTCTTCGTCCTATATGCTATGCTCAACTCCTagtatgtttttcttttcttttcttttctttttccccatcttcttcttcttcttatatcCTATATTCTCATGGCTTCTCAGGCTTGTTCTTTTCTAGATACACAAACATGTACATCCTTGTATCTTAGCTTGAAACACATGCATATCACTAACATGTATAACATGAATACTCATGATGAACACCACTTTATTTTGTTTCCCTTTTGGATGCAGTTGTTTTGTCCTCTAATTTatgctccttttttttttttaaaataaattcaaatccAACTACATATAATATTACTATAGTTGTAtgtgtatattattattttttttttttgttgtcatttctgttggtgaaattatttttcatttgtgAAAGGCACTCTGAAAAGTTGAAATTTGCTTGGAGACCAAAAAAGCTTATATGTTTCACACAAAATTTATCCGGGATCCTCTGACAATGTTGACAAGTTGGCTCATATTCCTTAGTGTCTTGAAACTCACCTATGCAGTGAAGGAAGCTGATATAGAAGGTTTGCTAAAAGATTTACCATCATCATTTTCTAACATACCatattgcatgaatttaatgttgACTCGATATACCATAGCATTACAACTTGAGAAATTTAAGCTACCAGTACATGCGTGAAACATATGTAGGTGAAGCGCTGCTTGATCTTTTGAAGAATCTGAATGATTCCAATAATGGAATACAAGACTGGAACAGTTATATGGTGAGCCCGTGTTTCAGTTGGTCTCATGTCACTTGTAGAAACGGACATGTTGTATCTCTGTAAGTCCATTCATTTTATTATTCACCTTGTTTTTCAATTTCTTAAGGTTTGTGGTAATTTCACTTATAATAAATGTGCAGGGCCCTGGATTCAATTGGATTCTCTGGAACACTTTCTCCCTCAATTCTCAAATTGAAATATCTGGTTACCTTGTAAGTTGTATTCATCCACTTAATCAGATAACCTTTATCTTAAGTAAATTTCTCTAGAATTATTAACCCTTTTGATGTTGCAGGGAATTGCAGAACAACAAACTTTCAGGCCCCTTGCCTGATTACATTGCCAACTTGACAACCCTGCAATATCTGAATCTTGCTGGCAATAACTTCATTGGCTCTGTACCAGCTTCATGGGCTCAACTTTCCACTCTCAAACATTTGTAAGACTACACTTCAATTCACCTTTTTAGCCACTCCTTCTATCCTtatatgcatgcatgaaacaACTTATGTATGTGGCCATTGGACAGGGATCTTTCATCAAATCGTCTCACTGGAACTATCCCATTGCAACTCTTTTCAATTCCAGTGTTCAAGTATGTTTCTGTGCATGTTCTCAAGTATTTTCATAACTATTtcatttattgaatattttgttCCATTGTTGCTTTCAGTTTTTCAAATACACAGCTTTATTGTGGTTCTAAGTTGGAGCAGCCATGTGATTCTAAATCCGACCGTCCAGGTTGGTTTCTACGAACAGAAACTCATGTAACATGTTTTAACTTAAACGTTAGATGGAAGCTACTAACGTTTAACTGTTCCTGCAGCTTCAAAGAAGAAACCAAAACTTGCACAGGCAGTACAGTTTGCAAGTTGCGGTGCATTTGCACTTGTGTGTCTTGGGGCAATCTGCACATACAGATACCATCAAATGCACAAACAAAAAAGTGATGTCTTTGTTGATG
Coding sequences:
- the LOC112733015 gene encoding ammonium transporter 3 member 1 gives rise to the protein MASAGTPLPVAYQAWTSPAVPDWLNKGDNAWQMVSATLVGIQSMPGLVILYGSIVKKKWAVNSAFMALYAFAAVVICWVTWAYKMSFGDKLLPFWGKAGPALGQKFLIKQAALPATPHYYNTGALETAEIEPYYPMATMVWFQCVFAAIAVVILAGSVLARMNFKAWMMFVPLWLTFSYTIGAFSLWGGGFLFQWGVMDYSGGYVIHLSSGVAGFTAAYWVGPRSKKDRERFPPNNVLLTLTGAGLLWLGWAGFNGGDPYSANIDSSMAVLNTNVCAATSLLVWTWLDVIFFNKPSVIGAVQGMITGLVCITPAAGLVQGWAAIVMGVLSGSVPWYTMMVLGKKLTIFQIVDDTLAVFHTHAVAGLLGGILTGFLAEPRLSSLFLAVTNSRGAVYGGSAGGVQILKQLVGGLFVIGWNLVATSIICVVVKLVVPLRMTDEELLIGDDAVHGEEAYALWGDGEKLSLYKDDTTQHGMAMASSGATQVV